In Triticum aestivum cultivar Chinese Spring chromosome 5B, IWGSC CS RefSeq v2.1, whole genome shotgun sequence, the following proteins share a genomic window:
- the LOC123113236 gene encoding organic cation/carnitine transporter 7 isoform X2 — translation MCLTNMGEGLGGSHVYSSWFLEFVPAQNRGFWMIIFSFFWTIGTVLEASLAWIVVSTLTWRWLLALTAIPCFLLLPFFGITPESPRYLCAQNRISDATLVLERIAETNQATLPPGVLVYPRDGEVDHSTLTSEADHLLPLREKECTDDDVTSPKSGSAAALRSLLSRKLRRSTLLLWFVFYANSFAYYGLVLLTAQLSNANKSCASGLKYVKSETDASLYKDTFVTSLAEIPGLIASALLVEWFGRKATMWCLLFTCCGFLGPLVFYQSELWTTGLLFGARACAMGSYTVVCLYAPEVYPTSVRSTGVGIATAMGRVGGIICPLVAVGMLRSCHQMEAIIVFEVVLFLAAIACMLFPFETKGRAMN, via the exons ATGTGTCTGACAAATATGGGCGAAG GACTGGGTGGCAGCCATGTGTATTCATCTTGGTTTTTGGAGTTTGTTCCTGCGCAAAATCGTGGCTTTTGGAtgattattttttcctttttttggactATTGGCACAGTCTTGGAGGCTTCACTTGCATGG ATTGTCGTATCAACATTGACTTGGAGGTGGTTGCTAGCATTGACTGCCATCCCTTGCTTTCTCTTGCTCCCTTTCTTTGGAATTACACCTGAATCGCCACGCTATCTGTGTGCGCAAAATAGAATATCTGATGCAACACTTGTCCTGGAGAGAATCGCCGAGACAAACCAAGCAACTCTTCCTCCTGGAGTTCTCGTATACCCTCGAGACGGTGAAGTTGATCATAGTACTCTTACCTCTGAGGCAGATCATCTTCTTCCACTCAGAGAGAAGGAATGCACAGATGATGATGTCACAAGCCCCAAATCTGGTAGTGCTGCTGCATTGCGCAGTCTGCTGTCACGGAAATTGcgtagatcaactcttctacttTGGTTTGTTTTCTACGCAAATTCCTTTGCTTATTATGGACTAGTCTTGCTGACCGCGCAACTGAGCAATGCAAATAAAAGCTGTGCATCTGGGCTGAAATATGTGAAGAGTGAAACAGATGCCAGCCTTTACAAAGATACATTTGTCACTAGTCTTGCAG AGATTCCGGGTCTAATTGCATCTGCTCTTCTTGTTGAATGGTTTGGCCGAAAAGCTACAATGTGGTGCTTGCTCTTCACATGCTGTGGTTTCCTTGGCCCACTTGTGTTTTATCAGAGTGAGCTATGGACAACTGGCCTTCTATTTGGTGCTCGTGCTTGTGCCATGGGTAGCTACACAGTTGTATGTTTATATGCCCCAGAG GTATACCCGACGTCGGTGCGCTCGACCGGGGTTGGAATCGCGACCGCCATGGGGAGAGTCGGTGGAATTATTTGCCCCCTTGTAGCCGTTGGGATGCTGAGAAGCTGCCATCAGATGGAAGCAATCATTGTGTTTGAGGTGGTGTTATTCCTTGCTGCAATTGCCTGCATGCTCTTCCCTTTTGAGACCAAGGGCCGCGCAATGAACTGA
- the LOC123113236 gene encoding organic cation/carnitine transporter 7 isoform X1: protein METYTTDDALTAMGFGKLQGLVLVYAGMGWVAEAMEVMLLSFVGPLIREEWKISAQDESLLSSVVFLGMLIGACGWGYVSDKYGRRTGLLLSTLFTTGMGFLSALSPNYLCLMALRFLVGVGLGGSHVYSSWFLEFVPAQNRGFWMIIFSFFWTIGTVLEASLAWIVVSTLTWRWLLALTAIPCFLLLPFFGITPESPRYLCAQNRISDATLVLERIAETNQATLPPGVLVYPRDGEVDHSTLTSEADHLLPLREKECTDDDVTSPKSGSAAALRSLLSRKLRRSTLLLWFVFYANSFAYYGLVLLTAQLSNANKSCASGLKYVKSETDASLYKDTFVTSLAEIPGLIASALLVEWFGRKATMWCLLFTCCGFLGPLVFYQSELWTTGLLFGARACAMGSYTVVCLYAPEVYPTSVRSTGVGIATAMGRVGGIICPLVAVGMLRSCHQMEAIIVFEVVLFLAAIACMLFPFETKGRAMN, encoded by the exons ATGGAAACATACACCACGGATGATGCGCTTACAGCCATGGGATTTGGAAAATTGCAAGGACTTGTTCTTGTTTATGCAGGCATGGGTTGGGTTGCAGAAGCCATGGAGGTCATGCTACTGTCATTTGTTGGACCACTGATTCGAGAGGAATGGAAAATCTCTGCCCAAGATGAAAGTTTACTCTCAAGTGTAGTGTTTTTGGGCATGTTAATTGGAGCATGTGGTTGGGGATATGTGTCTGACAAATATGGGCGAAG gACTGGTTTACTGCTTTCAACTCTGTTTACTACTGGAATGGGTTTCCTAAGTGCTTTGTCTCCAAACTATTTATGTTTGATGGCTCTTCGCTTTCTCGTTGGCGTAGGACTGGGTGGCAGCCATGTGTATTCATCTTGGTTTTTGGAGTTTGTTCCTGCGCAAAATCGTGGCTTTTGGAtgattattttttcctttttttggactATTGGCACAGTCTTGGAGGCTTCACTTGCATGG ATTGTCGTATCAACATTGACTTGGAGGTGGTTGCTAGCATTGACTGCCATCCCTTGCTTTCTCTTGCTCCCTTTCTTTGGAATTACACCTGAATCGCCACGCTATCTGTGTGCGCAAAATAGAATATCTGATGCAACACTTGTCCTGGAGAGAATCGCCGAGACAAACCAAGCAACTCTTCCTCCTGGAGTTCTCGTATACCCTCGAGACGGTGAAGTTGATCATAGTACTCTTACCTCTGAGGCAGATCATCTTCTTCCACTCAGAGAGAAGGAATGCACAGATGATGATGTCACAAGCCCCAAATCTGGTAGTGCTGCTGCATTGCGCAGTCTGCTGTCACGGAAATTGcgtagatcaactcttctacttTGGTTTGTTTTCTACGCAAATTCCTTTGCTTATTATGGACTAGTCTTGCTGACCGCGCAACTGAGCAATGCAAATAAAAGCTGTGCATCTGGGCTGAAATATGTGAAGAGTGAAACAGATGCCAGCCTTTACAAAGATACATTTGTCACTAGTCTTGCAG AGATTCCGGGTCTAATTGCATCTGCTCTTCTTGTTGAATGGTTTGGCCGAAAAGCTACAATGTGGTGCTTGCTCTTCACATGCTGTGGTTTCCTTGGCCCACTTGTGTTTTATCAGAGTGAGCTATGGACAACTGGCCTTCTATTTGGTGCTCGTGCTTGTGCCATGGGTAGCTACACAGTTGTATGTTTATATGCCCCAGAG GTATACCCGACGTCGGTGCGCTCGACCGGGGTTGGAATCGCGACCGCCATGGGGAGAGTCGGTGGAATTATTTGCCCCCTTGTAGCCGTTGGGATGCTGAGAAGCTGCCATCAGATGGAAGCAATCATTGTGTTTGAGGTGGTGTTATTCCTTGCTGCAATTGCCTGCATGCTCTTCCCTTTTGAGACCAAGGGCCGCGCAATGAACTGA